The proteins below come from a single Aegilops tauschii subsp. strangulata cultivar AL8/78 chromosome 6, Aet v6.0, whole genome shotgun sequence genomic window:
- the LOC109732047 gene encoding transport inhibitor response 1-like protein: MSAPPSSSPSPAPIPQPAATLAPAGMRGAAAEDSSGSPPSRMSEDDDDGDGAGGGDRWAPDLRGCGNGGGGGGRWAPPDQVLENVLESVLEFLTAARDRNAASLVCRSWYRAEAQTRRELFIGNCYAVSPRRAVERFGGVRAVVLKGKPRFADFSLVPHGWGANVSPWVAALGPAYPRLERICLKRMTVSDDELALIPKSFPLFKELSLVCCDGFTTRGLAVIAEGCRHLRVLDLTEDYFHEEESEVVDWISKFPECSTSLESLVFDCVSVPFNFEALEALVARSPALRRLRVNDHVSIEQLRRLMARAPHLTHLGTGSFRSEPGPGGALSVSELATSFAASRSLVCLSGFLDANAAYLPAIYQVCANLTSLNFSFAGLTDEEFIPVIRHCVNLRTLWVLDTVGDEGLRAVAETCSNLRELRVFPLDATEDSEGSVSDIGLQAISEGCRKLESILYFCQRMTNAAVIAMSENCPDLLVFRLCIMGRHRPDRITGAPMDEGFGAIVMNCKRLTRLSVSGLLTDKAFAYIGGHGKLIKTLSVAFAGNSDMSLQHVFEGCTRLQKLEVRDSPFGDKGLLSGLNYFYNMRFFWMNSCRLTVKGCGDVAQQMPNLVVEVMKENEGEMDTVDKLYLYRSLAGPREDAPSFVNIL; encoded by the exons ATGAGCgctcccccctcctcctccccctcccccgctccGATCCCCCAGCCCGCCGCAACCCTAGCCCCCGCCGGCAtgcgcggcgcggcggcggaggactCCTCCGGCTCGCCGCCGTCGCGGATgtcggaggacgacgacgacggcgacggggcgGGAGGGGGCGACAGGTGGGCGCCGGATCTGAGGGGCtgcggcaacggcggcggcggcggcgggaggtggGCGCCGCCGGACCAGGTGCTGGAGAACGTGCTGGAGAGCGTGCTCGAGTTCCTCACGGCGGCGCGCGACCGCAACGCCGCCTCGCTCGTCTGCCGCTCCTGGTACCGCGCCGAGGCGCAGACCCGACGCGAGCTCTTCATCGGCAACTGCTACGCCGTCTCGCCGCGCCGCGCCGTCGAGCGCTTCGGGGGCGTGCGCGCCGTCGTGCTCAAGGGGAAGCCCCGCTTCGCGGACTTCAGCCTCGTGCCGCACGGCTGGGGCGCCAACGTCTCCCCCTGGGTCGCCGCGCTCGGCCCCGCCTACCCGCGCCTCGAGCGCATCTGCCTCAAGCGGATGACCGTCTCCGACGACGAGCTCGCGCTCATCCCCAAGTCCTTCCCGCTCTTCAAGGAGCTCTCGCTCGTCTGCTGCGACGGCTTCACCACCCGCGGCCTCGCCGTCATCGCCGAGGGCTGCCG GCATCTTCGAGTCCTGGATCTGACTGAAGATTATTTCCATGAGGAGGAGAGCGAGGTGGTGGATTGGATCTCCAAGTTTCCAGAGTGCAGCACGTCGCTGGAATCTCTTGTCTTTGATTGTGTTAGTGTCCCATTCAACTTTGAGGCCCTGGAGGCACTCGTTGCACGCTCACCAGCTCTCCGTCGTCTGCGCGTGAATGACCATGTCTCGATAGAGCAGCTGCGTCGTCTCATGGCAAGGGCACCCCATCTGACTCACCTTGGCACTGGATCATTCCGATCTGAGCCAGGCCCTGGTGGTGCGTTGTCTGTGTCTGAGCTCGCTACCTCTTTTGCGGCGTCCAGATCACTTGTTTGTTTGTCAGGTTTCTTGGATGCCAATGCAGCATACCTCCCAGCAATCTACCAAGTTTGTGCCAACCTCACTTCCCTCAATTTTAGCTTTGCGGGTCTAACTGATGAAGAGTTCATACCAGTTATTCGCCACTGCGTCAATCTTCGCACTTTATGG GTTCTTGATACTGTGGGTGATGAAGGCCTTAGGGCTGTGGCTGAAACATGCTCAAATCTCCGTGAGCTACGTGTTTTTCCTCTGGATGCCACCGAGGATTCTGAGGGCTCAGTCTCAGATATTGGTCTCCAGGCAATCTCAGAAGGCTGCCGGAAGCTTGAATCAATTCTCTACTTTTGCCAGCGCATGACAAATGCAGCAGTAATTGCTATGTCCGAGAACTGCCCTGACCTTTTGGTGTTCCGCCTCTGTATTATGGGCCGCCACCGCCCTGATCGGATTACCGGGGCGCCCATGGATGAGGGTTTTGGGGCGATTGTGATGAACTGCAAGAGGCTCACCAGACTTTCAGTCTCTGGCCTGCTCACTGATAAGGCGTTTGCATACATTGGAGGACACGGAAAACTCATAAAGACTCTGTCTGTTGCCTTTGCCGGGAATAGTGACATGTCTCTTCAGCACGTGTTTGAGGGGTGCACTAGGTTGCAGAAGCTTGAGGTCAGAGATAGCCCTTTTGGCGACAAAGGATTGCTCTCTGGCCTGAACTATTTTTACAACATGAGGTTCTTTTGGATGAACTCATGCAGGCTAACTGTGAAGGGTTGTGGGGATGTAGCTCAGCAAATGCCTAATCTGGTGGTTGAAGTGATGAAGGAAAATGAAGGGGAAATGGATACCGTTGATAAGCTGTACCTGTATCGATCATTGGCAGGACCAAGGGAAGATGCTCCATCATTTGTCAACATCTTGTAG